The Colletotrichum higginsianum IMI 349063 chromosome 2, whole genome shotgun sequence genome has a segment encoding these proteins:
- a CDS encoding AAA family ATPase, with amino-acid sequence MAPPSEHPVEHKKKVNLMDASALTDETKQQDDTATAILKKKKKPNQLMVTDAVNDDNSIIALSENTMETLQLFRGDTVLVRGKKRKDTVLIVLADDELDDGSARINRVVRHNLRVKHGDMITIHPCPDIKYAKRIAVLPIADTVEGITGSLFDVFLAPYFREAYRPVRQGDLFTVRGGMRQVEFKVVEVDPPEYGIVAQDTVIHCEGEPIQRDEEEGNLNEVGYDDIGGCRKQMAQIREMVELPLRHPQLFKSIGIKPPRGVLLYGPPGTGKTLMARAVANETGAFFFLINGPEIMSKMAGESESNLRKAFEEAEKNSPAIIFIDEIDSIAPKRDKTNGEVERRVVSQLLTLMDGMKARSNVVVMAATNRPNSIDPALRRFGRFDREVDIGIPDPTGRLEVLQIHTKNMKLGDDVDLEQIASETHGYVGSDIAALCSEAAMQQIREKMDLIDLDEDTIDAEVLDSLGVTMENFRFALGVSNPSALREVAVVEVPNVRWEDIGGLEGVKADLQESVQYPVDHPEKFLKFGLSPSRGVLFYGPPGTGKTMLAKAVANECAANFISVKGPELLSMWFGESESNIRDIFDKARAAAPCIVFLDELDSIAKARGGSMGDAGGASDRVVNQLLTEMDGMTSKKNVFVIGATNRPEQLDPALCRPGRLDSLIYVPLPDQAARAGILKAQLRKTPVAGDVDIDFIASKTHGFSGADLGFITQRAVKIAIKEAITADIQKTKAREAAGEEAMDEDEEDPVPELTKRHFEEAMQMARRSVSDVEIRRYEAFAQQMKNAGPGAYFKFPEGEGAANEAANSFGDAGNDDDLYD; translated from the exons ATGGCGCCTCCGTCGGAACACCCCGTCGAGCACAAGAAGAAGGTCAACTTGAT GGATGCCTCCG CCCTTACTGACGAAACAAAACAGCAAGATGACACTGCGACCGCCATtctgaagaagaaaaagaagccTAACCAGTTGAT GGTTACCGATGCCGTCAATGATGACAAttccatcatcgccctctCCGAGAACACCATGGAGACTCTCCAGCTCTTCCGTGGTGACACCGTCCTCGTGCGCGgcaagaagagaaaggaTACCGTCCTGATCGTTCTTGCCGATGATGAGCTCGACGATGGCAGCGCCCGCATCAACAGAGTCGTTCGCCACAACCTGCGCGTGAAGCACGGTGACATGATCACCATCCACCCCTGCCCGGACATCAAATAC GCCAAGCGCATCGCTGTCCTCCCCATCGCCGATACCGTCGAGGGCATCACTGGCTCTCTTTTCGACGTTTTCCTCGCTCCTTACTTCCGCGAGGCCTACAGACCTGTCCGCCAGGGCGACCTCTTCACCGTTCGCGGTGGTATGAGGCAAGTAGAGTTCAAGGTTGTCGAGGTGGACCCCCCCGAATACGGCATCGTCGCACAAGATACCGTCATTCACTGCGAGGGCGAGCCCATTCAGcgtgacgaggaggagggcaacCTGAACGAGGTTGGCTACGACGACATTGGTGGCTGTAGGAAGCAGATGGCTCAAATCCGTGAGATGGTTGAGCTTCCTCTCCGTCATCCTCAGCTCTTCAAGTCTATCGGTATCAAGCCTCCTCGCGGTGTGCTGCTGTACGGTCCTCCCGGTACCGGTAAGACATTGATGGCAAGAGCAGTCGCCAACGAGACCGGtgctttcttcttcctgatCAACGGTCCTGAGATCATGTCTAAGATGGCCGGTGAGTCCGAGTCGAACCTGCGCAAGGCCTTCGAGGAGGCAGAGAAGAACTCACCCGCCATTATTTTCATCGACGAGATCGACTCCATCGCGCCCAAGCGTGACAAGACcaacggcgaggtcgagcgcCGAGTCGTTTCCCAGCTGCTCACCCTCATGGACGGCATGAAGGCTCGCTCCAATGTTGTTGTCATGGCCGCCACCAACCGTCCCAACTCGATCGATCCTGCCCTGCGCCGTTTTGGCCGTTTCGACCGTGAGGTCGATATCGGTATTCCTGACCCCACCGGCCGTCTTGAGGTCCTCCAGATCCATACCAAGAACATGAAGCttggcgacgatgtcgatcTGGAGCAAATCGCTTCCGAAACCCACGGATACGTTGGTTCCGATATCGCTGCCCTCTGTTCCGAGGCCGCCATGCAGCAGATTCGTGAGAAGATGGACCTCATtgatctcgacgaggacaccatcgacgccgaggttCTCGATTCCCTCGGCGTCACCATGGAGAACTTCCGCTTCGCCCTCGGTGTTTCCAACCCCTCTGCTCTGCGTGAGgtcgccgttgtcgaggTGCCCAACGTTCGCTGGGAGGATATTGGTGGTCTTGAGGGTGTCAAGGCCGACCTTCAGGAGAGCGTTCAGTACCCCGTTGATCACCCCGAGAAGTTCCTCAAGTTCGGTCTCTCCCCGTCCCGTGGTGTCCTGTTCTACGGACCCCCCGGTACCGGTAAGACGATGTTGGCCAAGGCTGTCGCCAATGAATGCGCCGCCAACTTCATCTCCGTCAAGGGTCCTGAACTTCTCAGCATGTGGTTCGGTGAGTCTGAGAGCAACATCCGTGACATCTTCGATAAGGCtcgtgccgccgccccttgtattgtcttcctcgacgaATTGGATTCCATTGCCAAGGCTCGTGGTGGATCCATGGGCGATGCTGGTGGTGCTTCTGACCGTGTTGTCAACCAGCTTCTGACTG AGATGGATGGTATGACCTCGAAGAAGAACGTCTTCGTCATTGGTGCGACCAACAGACCCGAGCAGCTTGACCCTGCTCTGTGCCGTCCTGGACGTCTGGACTCTCTCATCTACGTTCCCCTCCCCGACCAGGCCGCCCGCGCTGGCATTCTCAAGGCCCAGCTTCGCAAGACTCCAGTTGCCGGTGATGTCGACATCGACTTCATCGCCTCCAAGACCCACGGTTTCTCCGGTGCCGACCTTGGCTTCATTACTCAGCGTGCCGTCAAGATCGCCATCAAGGAGGCCATCACTGCCGATATCCAGAAGACCAAGGCTCGCGAGGCCGCTGGCGAGGAGGCTatggatgaggacgaggaggacccTGTCCCTGAGCTCACCAAGCGTCACTTTGAGGAGGCCATGCAGATGGCTCGCCGCTCCGTCAGTGACGTGGAGATCCGCCGGTACGAGGCCTTTGCCCAGCAAATGAAGAATGCTGGTCCCGGCGCCTACTTCAAGTTCCCCGAGGGTGAGGGCGCGGCCAACGAGGCTGCCAACAGCTTCGGTGACGCCGGTAACGATGATGACCTTTACGACTAA